The window CACCAGCCAGCGGCGACCGGGAAAGCTTTGTCGGCGGGCAAGGGCGCGGGCCAGCGGGATTGCCAGGCCGACGGACAGCACAGTCGACAGGCATGCCTGAAGAAGCGTGAATTGGGTGACCTTCCAGATATAGCTGCTAAACAGGGCGCTGCCCGTGGTTTCGAAGGTCGCGGCAGCGCCCATAAGAGCCAGTACGGCGGCGCCGATCACTCCGGCCATGACGCAAAGCACGAATATGCCTGCGCCTATCCCGGTGACCGTTTGCCGCCTGCCCAGCATGGTTCGGTCAGTCGCTCATGACGGCGAGCCATTCATCGACCCAGGCCTTGCGGTTTTGCGAGACTTCCTCGGAAGAAAAGAGCAGCGTCTTTCCCGGCTTCACCAGTTCCTCAAATGCAGCGGGAAGAGGCTCGGACAGTTTGCCTGCCGGATACATCCAGTTGGTTGTCGGAATGGCGTTCTGGAAACCGGGTCCGGTCATGAATGCAAGGAATTCACGGGCCAGGTCTTTTTGCTGTGACGATTTGACCAGACCGGCCACCTCGATCTGCATGTAGTGCCCCTCGTTGAAACGGGCCGCCTGATAGCGGTCGCTTTCCTCCGCGATCATGTGGTAGGCGGGCGACGTCGTATAGGACAGGACCATCGGCACTTCGCCGTTGGTGAAGAGGCCATAGGCTTCCGACCAGCCCGGCGTAACCGTCAAAACACGGTCTTTGAATGTCTCCCACGCCTTGGGCGCGTCGTCTCCATAGACCGATTTCATCCACAAAAGCAGGCCGAGCCCCGGTGTCGAGGTGCGCGGGTCCTGGATGGCGATCTTGAGCGCCGGATCGCCTTCGACAAGCGCCTTCAGGCTTGCGGGCGGCGTTTCGATCGCTTCGGTATCGTAGACGACGGCAAAATAACCGAAGTCATAGGGAACAAAGACATCGTCGGACCAGCTGCCCGGCACATCGACATTCGATTGATCGATACCGCTGGGCTCGAAGAGGCCGGTTTCCTTGGCTTCGGTGACAAGGTTGGTATCGAGGCCGAGCACGATGTCGGCTTTTGTGCCTTCGCCTTCAAGCTTGAGCCGGTTGAGCAGGGCAACGCCGTCGGCAATGCCGACCCAGTTGAGTGTGCAGTTGCAGTTTTCTTCAAAGGCCTTCTTGACCACCGGCCCCGGTCCCCATTCGGCAACGAAACTGTCATAAGTGTAGACGGTCAATTCGCGGTCGTTCGCCATGGCCGCTGGTGCGAGGACCAGGCCGGCCGCGAGTGACAAGGCTGCGGACAAAATACGGGTCTTTACGGGCATATGCGCCTCCTTCATCTGTGTTTGCGGGAAAAAGGCGCTTTGATGCGTCTAATCCCTCCGCCGGTACAAGCCGGATCAGGTTCTTCGGGTTGGCTTTCAGCCTCTCAGCAAACCGCAGCCGCGGTCGGCACCCCGTTAGAGCAAGAACCGTCATAGTCCGGCTTATCGGCGCTGGCAAGTGCGGCAAAAGCTGCTATGTGCATCGGTCAATGACGCAGAAGACGACATTTTTGATCCTGCTGGGCGGCAGCCTTGAGAAGACGGCGCGTCTGCGCGGCCAGATTGACGGCGCACGGGTGATCGCCGCCGATGGCGGCATGTTTCATGCCCACGACCTTTCAGTGCAACCGGAATTGTGGGTCGGTGATTTTGATTCCTCGCCCGCATCCCTGCAGCAAAACTGGCCTGGAACGCCGCGAAAGGACTTTCCGGCGGAAAAGAATGCCACCGACGGCGAAATCGCCGTTGACGAGGCACTCGCGCTCGGCGCCAACAGGATCATTCTGGCCGGCGCGCTCGGCGGTGAGCGCAGCGATCATGCCTTCTTCCATATGGCTCTGGCCTGCCGGTTGAAATCGGAAGGCACCGATGTGCTGCTGACATCCGGCGTTGAAGAAGGTTGGACGCTTGGTCCGGGCAGCCAGACAATCGACCTGCCGCCAGCCTCGATGTTCTCGATCCTCAACTTTTCCGATGTCTCTTCACTTGATGTAGAGGGGGTGCGCTATCCGCTGAAAGAGTTCCATCTGCCGTTCGGATCTTCGCGCACGATCTCCAATGTTACCGAGGGGCCGGTATCGGTTCGCCTTGGCTCGGGCACTGCACTGCTGCTTG is drawn from Hoeflea prorocentri and contains these coding sequences:
- the thiB gene encoding thiamine ABC transporter substrate binding subunit — encoded protein: MPVKTRILSAALSLAAGLVLAPAAMANDRELTVYTYDSFVAEWGPGPVVKKAFEENCNCTLNWVGIADGVALLNRLKLEGEGTKADIVLGLDTNLVTEAKETGLFEPSGIDQSNVDVPGSWSDDVFVPYDFGYFAVVYDTEAIETPPASLKALVEGDPALKIAIQDPRTSTPGLGLLLWMKSVYGDDAPKAWETFKDRVLTVTPGWSEAYGLFTNGEVPMVLSYTTSPAYHMIAEESDRYQAARFNEGHYMQIEVAGLVKSSQQKDLAREFLAFMTGPGFQNAIPTTNWMYPAGKLSEPLPAAFEELVKPGKTLLFSSEEVSQNRKAWVDEWLAVMSD
- a CDS encoding thiamine diphosphokinase, which codes for MTQKTTFLILLGGSLEKTARLRGQIDGARVIAADGGMFHAHDLSVQPELWVGDFDSSPASLQQNWPGTPRKDFPAEKNATDGEIAVDEALALGANRIILAGALGGERSDHAFFHMALACRLKSEGTDVLLTSGVEEGWTLGPGSQTIDLPPASMFSILNFSDVSSLDVEGVRYPLKEFHLPFGSSRTISNVTEGPVSVRLGSGTALLLARPFDLSGT